A stretch of the Uranotaenia lowii strain MFRU-FL chromosome 3, ASM2978415v1, whole genome shotgun sequence genome encodes the following:
- the LOC129751145 gene encoding klaroid protein isoform X1, producing the protein MDKGKESEEAVTRSTRSRSRTPGLLNLRVSVEKESVNGDGESHPGGQVKKVPSVDTIEEELSSSQKSATGSGTRSSTRKLRTVTSDYSSDDISPEKAPTASKQSTNSTVTIMEQTVTVTTSSINSSSEKNSQEKVTKSPSKKEVRQNETNRVLEDTRTAILRTSTPKEGSKRVKKMILTPEELKQHAAYREYKEAGEYWNKFPKTDYTYSELSPHRRELEHGLVAMPNMSRPGLNKHAERINVMIQRNPTQESYIRQRYAASKYSSGGAAGGSFAHSDPYDSGEEQLDLSRFSRSSIRGSKNVIVVEEHHAVVSRFFLSIINFFYSCAHTISRVFRKSDQNLYYTRIEEEQGFFGRIFSFFNTLLTSIFKKVYLLISSVLFLDTWLLQTSADDVKQGQRKRKFLLFLLILLPFLLFGAFLLAEEDQTIVLPASKRATIALSSISGMVPSLSAEDLDAFQRTLLAKLDWRELQPPSFSWATLVPTFSWNWRPSFGSGSANPAQYERLKSQLQSSLTKQEYEDLMSHIDSYIERLLTEKFLKRDQEETQARKVISPEVTIHVANVVQENLATYNYKLSQSDVELVAEKVRLQLLRDHPDVFNPQLKTDSGDQEKSEKLTISEENLVEIQRLIKQQISITNNNFIISDQQLEDILLKILSSEKLVELIDSRILLQSKDLKSKQETQEALIENLKNEINEIKNHFTEKLAAGSLMVEDNLKKLRLNQDQLADQVRGFRIENDEKYVKLLADIDARLAAVNQERFSGLNEIIKKNIVTILGLNVQEDFSDEDLKTWISNLFVAKDYLENRLKEYQAGVNAVIQQEMERSAATLMKDVSEKIQKEILAAIQTQKSEINLESETGRTATTGSGGSGLSEDDVRRIVRDSLRIYDADKTGLVDYALESAGGQILSTRCTENYHSQSAQISIFGIPLWYPTNTPRTVISPTMQPGQCWAFSGFPGYLVIQLNSDIVVTGFSLEHISKLLAPNGQIDSAPKNFSVWGLMSENDPDAILFGNYVYQDNNAALQYFPVDNPRRPELEGRVFRIVELRIESNHGNLHYTCLYRFRVHGERL; encoded by the exons ATGGATAAGGGAAAGGAATCCGAGGAGGCCGTCACCCGAAGCACCAGATCCCGATCGAGAACGCCGGGGCTGTTGAACCTTCGTGTCAGTGTTGAGAAAGAGTCCGTCAATGGCGACGGAGAATCACATCCCGGTGGTCAAGTCAAGAAGGTTCCCAGCGTTGA CACCATTGAAGAAGAGCTGAGTTCCTCGCAAAAATCGGCTACCGGATCGGGCACAAGATCCTCAACGCGGAAACTACGCACCGTTACCTCAGATTATTCCTCGGATGACATTTCACCGGAAAAGGCCCCAACCGCCTCCAAACAGTCCACCAATTCTACAGTGACCATTATGGAACAAACTGTAACCGTCACAACAAGCAGCATCAATAGTTCGTCTGAGAAAAACAGTCAGGAAAAGGTAACAAAATCTCCCTCCAAAAAAGAAGTCCGCCAGAATGAAACAAATCGGGTCCTGGAAGATACCCGCACCGCCATACTACGCACCAGCACCCCGAAAGAAGGTTCCAAAAGGGTGAAGAAAATGATTCTCACTCCGGAAGAGCTGAAGCAACATGCCGCCTACAGAGAGTACAAAGAAGCGGGAGAGTATTGGAACAAGTTCCCCAAAACCGATTACACCTACTCGGAGTTATCACCGCACCGGAGAGAGCTTGAGCACGGATTGGTGGCCATGCCGAACATGTCCCGTCCGGGATTGAATAAACATGCTGAGCGAATTAACGTTATGATTCAGAGAAATCCCACGCAAGAATCATACATTCGACAGCGTTATGCTGCCTCCAAGTACTCCAGTGGTGGTGCCGCCGGAGGAAGCTTTGCCCACTCCGATCCGTACGATTCGGGTGAAGAGCAGTTGGATTTATCCAGGTTTTCGCGTAGCAGCATCCGGGGCTCCAAGAATGTTATTGTTGTTGAGGAGCATCATGCAGTCGTGAGTCGCTTCTTCCTGTCCATCATTAACTTCTTCTATAGTTGCGCTCACACGATTTCGAGGGTGTTTCGCAAATCTGATCAAAATTTGTATTACACCCGCATTGAAGAGGAACAAG gattcttcggtcgtattttctcatttttcaacaCTTTACTGACgagtattttcaaaaaagtataTTTGTTGATCTCGTCCGTTCTCTTCCTGGACACCTGGTTACTCCAGACATCTGCCGATGATGTGAAACAGGGCCAGCGGAAACGGAAGTTCCTTCTGTTCCTGTTGATTCTTTTACCCTTCCTCCTGTTCGGTG CCTTTCTCCTAGCCGAAGAGGATCAAACGATCGTGCTACCAGCGTCGAAACGCGCCACCATAGCGCTATCTTCCATTTCAGGTATGGTCCCATCGTTGAGTGCCGAGGACCTGGACGCATTCCAGCGGACCCTGTTAGCTAAGCTAGACTGGCGAGAACTTCAACCACCTAGCTTTTCCTGGGCAACTCTTGTTCCCACCTTCAGCTGGAACTGGCGGCCAAGTTTCGGCTCCGGCAGCGCTAATCCAGCACAATACGAACGCCTGAAATCGCAGCTCCAAAGTTCACTTACCAAGCAGGAGTACGAGGATCTGATGAGTCACATTGATTCCTATATCGAGCGGTTACTAACGGAGAAGTTCCTGAAGCGGGATCAGGAAGAAACTCAAGCTAGAAAGGTCATTAGTCCGGAGGTCACGATACATGTTGCTAATGTGGTTCAGGAGAATTTGGCGACTTACAATTACAAACTTAGTCAGAGCGATGTTGAGTTGGTGGCAGAGAAAGTGAGACTGCAACTTTTGAGAGACCATCCAGATGTGTTCAATCCGCAGCTGAAAACTGATAGTGGTGATCAGGAGAAGTCAGAAAAGTTGACAATTTCCGAAGAAAATCTAGTGGAAATTCAACGTTTGATAAAGCAGCAAATCAGTATTACCAACAACAATTTTATAATCAGCGATCAGCAGTTGGAGgatattttgctgaaaattttgtcTTCCGAAAAGCTTGTTGAGCTAATAGATTCCAGAATTTTATTACAAAGTAAAGATCTAAAAAGCAAGCAGGAGACACAAGAAgctttgatagaaaatttaaaaaatgaaatcaacgaAATCAAGAATCATTTTACGGAAAAGCTGGCTGCCGGCAGTTTGATGGTTGAAGACAATCTGAAAAAACTTCGGCTGAATCAGGACCAATTGGCCGACCAAGTGAGAGGTTTCCGCATCGAAAATGATGAGAAATATGTCAAGCTGCTGGCAGATATCGATGCAAGATTGGCGGCCGTAAATCAGGAGCGCTTCTCCGGGTTGAAcgaaattatcaaaaagaatattGTAACCATTTTGGGTTTGAACGTTCAGGAGGACTTTAGCGATGAGGATCTCAAAACGTGGATCAGTAACCTATTTGTTGCCAAAGATTATCTGGAGAATCGACTGAAGGAGTACCAGGCGGGCGTTAATGCCGTTATCCAGCAGGAAATGGAACGGTCAGCGGCCACGCTCATGAAGGATGTTAGCGAGAAGATTCAGAAGGAAATTTTGGCAGCTATCCAAACTCAAAAGAGTGAAATCAACCTAGAATCTGAAACGGGACGCACTGCAACCACTGGCTCCGGTGGCAGTGGTCTTTCCGAGGACGATGTTCGTCGGATTGTTCGAGATTCGTTGCGGATTTACGATGCCGACAAAACCGGGCTAGTTGACTATGCTCTGGAGTCGGCCGGGGGACAAATTTTGTCGACCCGGTGTACCGAGAATTATCATTCGCAGTCGGCGCAGATATCGATCTTTGGCATCCCGCTTTGGTATCCGACCAATACGCCGAGGACGGTAATTTCACCGACCATGCAGCCGGGCCAGTGCTGGGCCTTTTCCGGTTTCCCGGGATATTTGG TAATCCAGCTGAACAGCGACATCGTCGTGACCGGCTTCTCGCTGGAGCATATCTCTAAACTGCTTGCCCCCAATGGACAAATTGATTCGGCCCCGAAGAATTTCTCCGTTTGG GGCCTGATGAGCGAAAACGATCCGGACGCGATCCTGTTCGGTAACTACGTGTACCAGGACAATAATGCGGCGCTGCAGTACTTCCCGGTCGATAATCCGCGCCGTCCGGAGCTCGAAGGCCGCGTCTTCCGGATAGTGGAACTGCGCATCGAATCAAATCACGGGAATCTTCACTACACGTGCCTTTACCGGTTCCGGGTTCATGGCGAACGGCTGTGA
- the LOC129751145 gene encoding klaroid protein isoform X2, with amino-acid sequence MDKGKESEEAVTRSTRSRSRTPGLLNLRVSVEKESVNGDGESHPGGQVKKVPSVDTIEEELSSSQKSATGSGTRSSTRKLRTVTSDYSSDDISPEKAPTASKQSTNSTVTIMEQTVTVTTSSINSSSEKNSQEKVTKSPSKKEVRQNETNRVLEDTRTAILRTSTPKEGSKRVKKMILTPEELKQHAAYREYKEAGEYWNKFPKTDYTYSELSPHRRELEHGLVAMPNMSRPGLNKHAERINVMIQRNPTQESYIRQRYAASKYSSGGAAGGSFAHSDPYDSGEEQLDLSRFSRSSIRGSKNVIVVEEHHAVVSRFFLSIINFFYSCAHTISRVFRKSDQNLYYTRIEEEQGFFGRIFSFFNTLLTSIFKKVYLLISSVLFLDTWLLQTSADDVKQGQRKRKFLLFLLILLPFLLFGAFLLAEEDQTIVLPASKRATIALSSISGMVPSLSAEDLDAFQRTLLAKLDWRELQPPSFSWATLVPTFSWNWRPSFGSGSANPAQYERLKSQLQSSLTKQEYEDLMSHIDSYIERLLTEKFLKRDQEETQARKVISPEVTIHVANVVQENLATYNYKLSQSDVELVAEKVRLQLLRDHPDVFNPQLKTDSGDQEKSEKLTISEENLVEIQRLIKQQISITNNNFIISDQQLEDILLKILSSEKLVELIDSRILLQSKDLKSKQETQEALIENLKNEINEIKNHFTEKLAAGSLMVEDNLKKLRLNQDQLADQVRGFRIENDEKYVKLLADIDARLAAVNQERFSGLNEIIKKNIVTILGLNVQEDFSDEDLKTWISNLFVAKDYLENRLKEYQAGVNAVIQQEMERSAATLMKDVSEKIQKEILAAIQTQKSEINLESETGRTATTGSGGSGLSEDDVRRIVRDSLRIYDADKTGLVDYALESAGGQILSTRCTENYHSQSAQISIFGIPLWYPTNTPRTVISPTMQPGQCWAFSGFPGYLGPDERKRSGRDPVR; translated from the exons ATGGATAAGGGAAAGGAATCCGAGGAGGCCGTCACCCGAAGCACCAGATCCCGATCGAGAACGCCGGGGCTGTTGAACCTTCGTGTCAGTGTTGAGAAAGAGTCCGTCAATGGCGACGGAGAATCACATCCCGGTGGTCAAGTCAAGAAGGTTCCCAGCGTTGA CACCATTGAAGAAGAGCTGAGTTCCTCGCAAAAATCGGCTACCGGATCGGGCACAAGATCCTCAACGCGGAAACTACGCACCGTTACCTCAGATTATTCCTCGGATGACATTTCACCGGAAAAGGCCCCAACCGCCTCCAAACAGTCCACCAATTCTACAGTGACCATTATGGAACAAACTGTAACCGTCACAACAAGCAGCATCAATAGTTCGTCTGAGAAAAACAGTCAGGAAAAGGTAACAAAATCTCCCTCCAAAAAAGAAGTCCGCCAGAATGAAACAAATCGGGTCCTGGAAGATACCCGCACCGCCATACTACGCACCAGCACCCCGAAAGAAGGTTCCAAAAGGGTGAAGAAAATGATTCTCACTCCGGAAGAGCTGAAGCAACATGCCGCCTACAGAGAGTACAAAGAAGCGGGAGAGTATTGGAACAAGTTCCCCAAAACCGATTACACCTACTCGGAGTTATCACCGCACCGGAGAGAGCTTGAGCACGGATTGGTGGCCATGCCGAACATGTCCCGTCCGGGATTGAATAAACATGCTGAGCGAATTAACGTTATGATTCAGAGAAATCCCACGCAAGAATCATACATTCGACAGCGTTATGCTGCCTCCAAGTACTCCAGTGGTGGTGCCGCCGGAGGAAGCTTTGCCCACTCCGATCCGTACGATTCGGGTGAAGAGCAGTTGGATTTATCCAGGTTTTCGCGTAGCAGCATCCGGGGCTCCAAGAATGTTATTGTTGTTGAGGAGCATCATGCAGTCGTGAGTCGCTTCTTCCTGTCCATCATTAACTTCTTCTATAGTTGCGCTCACACGATTTCGAGGGTGTTTCGCAAATCTGATCAAAATTTGTATTACACCCGCATTGAAGAGGAACAAG gattcttcggtcgtattttctcatttttcaacaCTTTACTGACgagtattttcaaaaaagtataTTTGTTGATCTCGTCCGTTCTCTTCCTGGACACCTGGTTACTCCAGACATCTGCCGATGATGTGAAACAGGGCCAGCGGAAACGGAAGTTCCTTCTGTTCCTGTTGATTCTTTTACCCTTCCTCCTGTTCGGTG CCTTTCTCCTAGCCGAAGAGGATCAAACGATCGTGCTACCAGCGTCGAAACGCGCCACCATAGCGCTATCTTCCATTTCAGGTATGGTCCCATCGTTGAGTGCCGAGGACCTGGACGCATTCCAGCGGACCCTGTTAGCTAAGCTAGACTGGCGAGAACTTCAACCACCTAGCTTTTCCTGGGCAACTCTTGTTCCCACCTTCAGCTGGAACTGGCGGCCAAGTTTCGGCTCCGGCAGCGCTAATCCAGCACAATACGAACGCCTGAAATCGCAGCTCCAAAGTTCACTTACCAAGCAGGAGTACGAGGATCTGATGAGTCACATTGATTCCTATATCGAGCGGTTACTAACGGAGAAGTTCCTGAAGCGGGATCAGGAAGAAACTCAAGCTAGAAAGGTCATTAGTCCGGAGGTCACGATACATGTTGCTAATGTGGTTCAGGAGAATTTGGCGACTTACAATTACAAACTTAGTCAGAGCGATGTTGAGTTGGTGGCAGAGAAAGTGAGACTGCAACTTTTGAGAGACCATCCAGATGTGTTCAATCCGCAGCTGAAAACTGATAGTGGTGATCAGGAGAAGTCAGAAAAGTTGACAATTTCCGAAGAAAATCTAGTGGAAATTCAACGTTTGATAAAGCAGCAAATCAGTATTACCAACAACAATTTTATAATCAGCGATCAGCAGTTGGAGgatattttgctgaaaattttgtcTTCCGAAAAGCTTGTTGAGCTAATAGATTCCAGAATTTTATTACAAAGTAAAGATCTAAAAAGCAAGCAGGAGACACAAGAAgctttgatagaaaatttaaaaaatgaaatcaacgaAATCAAGAATCATTTTACGGAAAAGCTGGCTGCCGGCAGTTTGATGGTTGAAGACAATCTGAAAAAACTTCGGCTGAATCAGGACCAATTGGCCGACCAAGTGAGAGGTTTCCGCATCGAAAATGATGAGAAATATGTCAAGCTGCTGGCAGATATCGATGCAAGATTGGCGGCCGTAAATCAGGAGCGCTTCTCCGGGTTGAAcgaaattatcaaaaagaatattGTAACCATTTTGGGTTTGAACGTTCAGGAGGACTTTAGCGATGAGGATCTCAAAACGTGGATCAGTAACCTATTTGTTGCCAAAGATTATCTGGAGAATCGACTGAAGGAGTACCAGGCGGGCGTTAATGCCGTTATCCAGCAGGAAATGGAACGGTCAGCGGCCACGCTCATGAAGGATGTTAGCGAGAAGATTCAGAAGGAAATTTTGGCAGCTATCCAAACTCAAAAGAGTGAAATCAACCTAGAATCTGAAACGGGACGCACTGCAACCACTGGCTCCGGTGGCAGTGGTCTTTCCGAGGACGATGTTCGTCGGATTGTTCGAGATTCGTTGCGGATTTACGATGCCGACAAAACCGGGCTAGTTGACTATGCTCTGGAGTCGGCCGGGGGACAAATTTTGTCGACCCGGTGTACCGAGAATTATCATTCGCAGTCGGCGCAGATATCGATCTTTGGCATCCCGCTTTGGTATCCGACCAATACGCCGAGGACGGTAATTTCACCGACCATGCAGCCGGGCCAGTGCTGGGCCTTTTCCGGTTTCCCGGGATATTTGG GGCCTGATGAGCGAAAACGATCCGGACGCGATCCTGTTCGGTAA